The following DNA comes from Winogradskyella sp. PG-2.
TTGTAACGTTCTTCTTTAATTTTTCTATGTTTAAAATGAAAAGGACGCACTTCTCCAAAACTCACAGAAGCAATTACCGGATTTTCACCTAATTCTTTCTCATTATCAGCATGCCAACCATTACTGTCGTTGCCATCTCTGTAAAGATTTATTAATAGTGTATTGAACTTTATTATAGAAAGATCTTCAACTTTAGCCTTTATAATCTGAAGTGTTTTAGAAAATGGTTTTGGATGCATGGTAATATTTGAATACCCATAAGGCTGATTAGAATCACCGAATAAAGCTGTTAATCTAGGTTGCTTATGCGTCTTTCCGAAAATAGTAATATCATCGTGTTGCCAATTGGTTTTAGTTTCAATAATCTTAAAATATAAATCCGCTTCTTCTTTTGTGAAGAAATTAGGAATGTAAATGAGCTCTGCATTAGGTAAGTTAAATTGTTGTTTCTTCTGCGAAAACAAGTCCATCGTATAATTTTTCTCTAAATTAGTACTTCGGTATGAATTACAAAACACTCTTATACATAATTATATTTGGATTAGTTGTTTTCGGTTTTAATCAAAAACAAAGTTTGCCTGAAGGTTTTGTGTATGCAAAAACTGTGATACCCGATTTAGATGTTGAATTACGATACTATAGTACAAATAACTTTGTAGGTGATACCATTGATGACTACAATACAAATAAACTCATCATTACTAAGGTTACTGC
Coding sequences within:
- a CDS encoding alpha-ketoglutarate-dependent dioxygenase AlkB family protein, which produces MDLFSQKKQQFNLPNAELIYIPNFFTKEEADLYFKIIETKTNWQHDDITIFGKTHKQPRLTALFGDSNQPYGYSNITMHPKPFSKTLQIIKAKVEDLSIIKFNTLLINLYRDGNDSNGWHADNEKELGENPVIASVSFGEVRPFHFKHRKIKEERYKLNLEHGSLLIMKGEMQKYWLHQIAKTKRHIQPRINLTFRKLISK